In Bacillota bacterium, one DNA window encodes the following:
- a CDS encoding VanZ family protein produces the protein MKKNICIFIFVVWLIALLKITVFRSNFSIERLFVNGKINYIPFKVLFEAFKKNGLGYFLYLFLGNIIWFMPLGFLASILTKWSGWKIILAGFVLSLSIEVAQFVFGTGLTEIDDLILNTLGTFAGLEVAKTLVKFRLLKTI, from the coding sequence ATGAAGAAAAATATATGTATTTTTATTTTTGTTGTTTGGCTTATTGCGCTTCTTAAAATAACCGTGTTTCGAAGCAATTTCAGCATTGAACGGCTTTTTGTAAACGGAAAAATCAATTATATTCCGTTTAAAGTGCTGTTTGAGGCATTTAAGAAAAACGGTTTGGGGTATTTTTTATACCTCTTTTTAGGGAACATAATATGGTTTATGCCGCTGGGCTTTCTTGCAAGCATCCTGACAAAGTGGAGCGGGTGGAAAATCATATTAGCGGGATTTGTGCTGTCTTTATCTATAGAGGTCGCACAGTTCGTATTCGGAACTGGCCTTACCGAGATTGACGACCTGATTTTGAACACTTTGGGCACCTTTGCCGGGCTTGAAGTTGCTAAGACGCTTGTCAAATTCCGATTATTAAAAACAATTTAG